The Haloarcula sp. H-GB4 genome contains a region encoding:
- the paaK gene encoding phenylacetate--CoA ligase PaaK: MVYKKLETADRTELRALQTDRLQGIVSHAYENVPFYREKLDEAGVSPEDIQSIDDITKLPMTTKEDFRDEYPDGLFAVDDEEVARIHASSGTTGKPKIVSYTDDDLDNWSEVVARSLAASGTEPGDTVQNAYGYGLFTGGLGLHDGAEELGATVIPIGSGQTQRQVELMTDLESDVFTCTPSYALYLAETAEEMGHDPSDLPISTIIFGAEPCTDPMRAEIEDRLGVDGIDVYGLSEIIGPGVSCECHEAQDGLHIWEDHFYPEVIDPHTKEPVEEGEEGELVLTTLTKEALPVFRYRTGDLTTLNYDECACGRTMVRMDNVTGRTDDLLIVRGVNLYPSEIEHAVLDIDGVAPHYRIDLYREDNLDILELTIERTPEQGPGDEALEAEIIERLENVLAFTPDELELVAPGSIERTQVGKVKRVYDHRD, translated from the coding sequence CGTCCCGTTTTACCGGGAGAAGCTCGACGAGGCGGGCGTCTCGCCCGAAGACATCCAGAGTATCGACGACATCACGAAACTGCCGATGACGACAAAAGAGGATTTCCGCGACGAGTACCCTGATGGGCTTTTCGCCGTAGACGACGAGGAGGTTGCCCGCATCCACGCGTCGTCCGGGACGACCGGGAAGCCGAAAATCGTCTCCTACACGGATGACGACCTCGACAACTGGAGTGAAGTCGTTGCACGGTCGCTGGCTGCGAGCGGGACCGAACCGGGCGACACCGTCCAGAACGCCTACGGATACGGGCTGTTCACCGGCGGATTGGGACTCCACGACGGAGCCGAGGAGCTGGGGGCCACAGTTATCCCTATCGGGAGCGGCCAGACCCAGCGACAGGTCGAGTTGATGACCGACTTGGAGAGCGATGTGTTCACATGCACCCCGTCGTATGCGCTGTACCTCGCCGAAACGGCCGAGGAAATGGGCCACGACCCCAGCGACCTGCCGATCTCGACGATTATCTTCGGAGCGGAACCGTGTACCGATCCGATGCGGGCAGAAATCGAAGATCGGCTGGGTGTCGACGGCATCGATGTTTACGGGCTCTCGGAGATCATCGGTCCCGGCGTCTCGTGTGAATGTCACGAAGCGCAGGACGGGCTTCACATCTGGGAGGACCACTTCTACCCGGAAGTCATCGACCCACACACGAAAGAACCGGTCGAGGAGGGCGAAGAGGGTGAACTCGTTCTGACAACACTCACCAAGGAAGCGTTGCCGGTCTTCCGGTACCGAACGGGCGACCTCACGACGCTGAATTACGACGAGTGCGCGTGTGGACGGACGATGGTACGGATGGACAACGTCACCGGTCGGACAGACGACCTCCTCATTGTCCGTGGCGTGAACCTCTATCCCAGCGAAATCGAACACGCCGTATTGGATATCGACGGCGTTGCTCCGCATTACCGGATCGACCTCTACAGAGAGGACAACCTCGACATCCTGGAACTCACCATCGAACGGACTCCAGAGCAAGGGCCAGGCGACGAAGCGCTGGAAGCCGAAATCATCGAGCGCCTCGAAAACGTGCTCGCGTTCACCCCGGACGAACTCGAACTCGTTGCGCCCGGCAGCATCGAACGAACGCAGGTCGGCAAAGTAAAACGCGTTTACGACCACCGTGACTGA